Proteins encoded within one genomic window of Streptomyces sp. NBC_01314:
- a CDS encoding potassium channel family protein, with product MDLDSRALRWEQRTGRVLAGASALFLASYTVRVLAHGLPQGWLDLCLAVTLLTWAVFAVDYAVRWRLSGLGPSFVRVRWLDTLVLVLPLLRPLRVVQIHDNVQRHHDRPRLSLHARVAVYAGLSVTLLGFTGALAVYQQEHTAPDATILTFGDSLWWTCSTLATVGYGDVTPVTPQGRLIAVFLMACGLALLGAVTGSFSSWLLQVFAREDERRPPGS from the coding sequence ATGGACCTCGACAGCCGCGCGCTCCGCTGGGAACAGCGCACCGGACGCGTCCTCGCCGGGGCGTCGGCCCTCTTCCTCGCCTCCTACACGGTACGGGTGCTCGCCCACGGCCTCCCCCAGGGCTGGCTCGACCTCTGTCTCGCGGTGACCCTGCTGACCTGGGCGGTGTTCGCCGTCGACTACGCGGTGCGCTGGCGGCTGAGCGGGCTGGGCCCGAGCTTCGTCCGCGTGCGCTGGCTCGACACCCTCGTGCTGGTACTGCCACTGCTGCGGCCCCTGCGCGTGGTGCAGATCCACGACAACGTACAGCGACACCACGACCGGCCCCGGCTCTCCCTGCACGCGCGCGTGGCCGTCTACGCGGGCCTGTCGGTGACCCTGCTCGGCTTCACCGGCGCCCTCGCCGTCTACCAGCAGGAACACACGGCGCCCGACGCGACGATCCTGACCTTCGGGGACTCCCTGTGGTGGACCTGCTCCACGCTCGCGACGGTGGGGTACGGGGACGTCACACCCGTGACCCCGCAGGGGCGGCTGATCGCCGTGTTCCTGATGGCCTGCGGTCTCGCGCTGCTCGGGGCGGTGACGGGGTCGTTCTCGTCGTGGCTGCTGCAGGTGTTCGCACGGGAGGACGAGCGGAGGCCCCCGGGGAGCTGA
- a CDS encoding HIT domain-containing protein, whose product MLHCMTSEPEQQIGVGTQDAFQRLWTPHRMAYIQGENKPTGPGAEDGCPFCSIPAKSDEDGLIIRRGEHVYAVLNLYPYNGGHLMVVPYRHVADYTDLTGSETTELAELTKQSMTALRTASGAHGFNIGMNQGTVAGAGIAAHLHQHIVPRWGGDTNFMPVVGHTRILPQLLADTRKMLAEAWPTV is encoded by the coding sequence ATGCTGCACTGCATGACGAGTGAGCCGGAGCAGCAGATCGGAGTGGGAACGCAGGACGCGTTCCAGCGCCTGTGGACGCCCCACCGGATGGCGTACATCCAGGGTGAGAACAAGCCGACCGGCCCCGGCGCCGAAGACGGCTGTCCGTTCTGCTCGATTCCGGCGAAATCGGATGAGGACGGCCTGATCATCAGGCGCGGGGAGCACGTGTACGCGGTGCTCAACCTCTACCCGTACAACGGCGGCCACCTCATGGTCGTGCCCTACCGGCACGTCGCCGACTACACGGATCTCACCGGGTCGGAGACCACCGAGCTGGCCGAGCTGACCAAGCAGTCCATGACCGCCCTGCGCACCGCCTCCGGCGCCCACGGCTTCAACATCGGCATGAACCAGGGCACGGTCGCGGGAGCCGGTATCGCGGCCCACCTCCACCAGCACATCGTCCCCCGCTGGGGCGGCGACACCAACTTCATGCCGGTCGTCGGCCACACGCGGATCCTGCCGCAGCTCCTGGCCGACACGAGGAAGATGCTCGCGGAGGCCTGGCCGACGGTGTGA
- a CDS encoding elongation factor G-like protein EF-G2: protein MGDKANAHPGAAGRATAADHPASVRNVVLVGHSGSGKTTLVEALALTAGAVNRAGRVEDGGTVSDYDEIEHRQQRSVQLSLVPVEWGGYKINLLDTPGYADFVGELRAGLRAADAALFVVSASDGVDGSTRMVWEECAAVGMPRAIVVTHLEAARADFDEMTRVCAETFGGDDPDAVLPLYLPLHGPQGPDGHAPVTGLTGLLTQKLFDYSSGERKESEPGPEQLPAIEEARNRLIEGIIAESEDETLMDRYLGGEEIDVTTLVDDLERAVARGVFHPVLAAAPAADGARQGLGTVELLELVTGGFPTPLERETPAVTTPEGRPREIKAACDPDGPLVAEVVKTASDPYVGRISLVRVFSGTLHPDETVHVSGHGLADRGHEDHDVDERIGALSTPFGKQQRTLTHCIAGDLACVAKLNRAETGDTLSAKDDPLLMEPWEMPDPLLPLAIQAHSKADEDKLSQGLARLVAEDPTMRLEQNQDTHQVVLWCLGEAHADVALERLRSRYGVQVDVVPHRVSLRETFADRSAGRGRHVKQSGGHGQYAICEIDVEPLPGGSGIEFVDKVVGGAVPRQFIPSVEKGVRAQAAKGVAAGYPLIDVRITLRDGKAHSVDSSDAAFQTAGALALREAAVDAKIHLLEPVAEVSVLVGDSYVGPVMSDLSGRRGRVVGTEQAGGGRTLVRAEVPEIEIDRYAVDLRSLSHGTARFGRRYTRHEPMPSHVAEKVREQTKEH from the coding sequence ATGGGCGACAAGGCGAACGCACACCCCGGAGCCGCCGGCAGAGCTACGGCGGCCGACCACCCCGCGTCCGTACGGAATGTGGTGCTGGTCGGCCACTCCGGATCGGGCAAGACGACGCTGGTGGAGGCTCTCGCGCTGACGGCGGGAGCGGTGAACCGGGCGGGCCGGGTGGAGGACGGCGGCACCGTCTCCGACTACGACGAGATCGAACACCGGCAGCAACGCTCGGTGCAGCTCTCCCTAGTCCCCGTCGAATGGGGCGGGTACAAGATCAATCTTCTGGACACACCCGGATACGCCGACTTCGTCGGGGAGCTCAGGGCCGGTCTGCGAGCGGCGGACGCGGCCCTTTTCGTCGTCTCGGCGTCGGACGGTGTCGACGGCTCGACCCGCATGGTGTGGGAGGAGTGCGCGGCGGTCGGCATGCCCCGGGCGATCGTGGTCACCCACCTGGAGGCCGCGCGGGCTGACTTCGACGAGATGACCAGAGTCTGCGCGGAGACGTTCGGCGGGGACGACCCCGACGCCGTGCTGCCGCTCTATCTGCCGCTGCACGGCCCACAGGGCCCGGACGGCCACGCCCCCGTGACGGGGCTGACCGGACTGCTGACGCAGAAGCTGTTCGACTACTCCTCCGGGGAGCGCAAGGAGTCCGAGCCGGGCCCCGAGCAGCTGCCGGCGATCGAGGAGGCCCGCAACCGGCTCATCGAGGGGATCATCGCCGAGAGCGAGGACGAGACCCTCATGGACCGCTATCTCGGCGGCGAGGAGATCGACGTCACGACCCTCGTCGACGACCTGGAACGGGCCGTCGCCCGCGGGGTCTTCCACCCCGTGCTGGCCGCCGCCCCCGCGGCCGACGGCGCCAGGCAGGGTCTGGGCACGGTCGAACTCCTCGAACTGGTCACCGGCGGCTTCCCCACCCCTCTGGAGCGCGAGACGCCCGCGGTCACCACCCCCGAAGGCAGGCCCCGCGAGATCAAGGCGGCCTGCGACCCGGACGGACCGCTGGTCGCCGAGGTCGTGAAGACCGCCAGCGATCCCTATGTGGGCCGTATCTCGCTGGTACGGGTCTTCTCCGGGACGCTGCACCCCGACGAGACGGTGCATGTCTCCGGGCACGGGCTGGCCGACCGGGGGCACGAGGACCACGACGTCGACGAGCGGATCGGCGCCCTGTCCACACCGTTCGGCAAGCAACAGCGGACGCTCACGCACTGCATCGCGGGCGACCTGGCGTGTGTGGCGAAGCTGAACCGCGCGGAGACCGGGGACACGCTCTCGGCCAAGGACGACCCGCTGCTCATGGAGCCGTGGGAGATGCCCGACCCGTTGCTGCCGCTCGCGATCCAGGCGCACAGCAAGGCCGACGAGGACAAGCTCTCCCAGGGGCTCGCCCGACTCGTCGCCGAGGATCCGACCATGCGGCTCGAACAGAACCAGGACACCCACCAGGTGGTCCTGTGGTGCCTGGGCGAGGCGCACGCCGACGTGGCGCTGGAACGGCTGCGCAGCCGGTACGGCGTCCAGGTCGACGTCGTACCGCACAGGGTCTCCCTGCGGGAGACGTTCGCCGACAGGTCGGCCGGGCGCGGCCGGCATGTGAAGCAGTCCGGCGGACACGGGCAGTACGCGATCTGCGAGATCGACGTGGAGCCGCTGCCCGGCGGCTCGGGCATCGAGTTCGTCGACAAGGTCGTCGGCGGCGCGGTGCCGAGGCAGTTCATCCCGTCCGTGGAGAAGGGGGTGCGGGCGCAGGCGGCCAAGGGGGTCGCGGCCGGCTATCCGCTCATCGACGTACGGATCACGCTGCGGGACGGCAAGGCGCACTCTGTGGACTCCTCGGACGCCGCGTTCCAGACGGCGGGCGCGCTGGCGCTGCGCGAGGCCGCGGTGGACGCGAAGATCCACCTGCTGGAGCCGGTGGCCGAGGTGTCGGTCCTGGTCGGCGACTCGTACGTGGGGCCCGTGATGAGCGACCTGTCCGGGCGGCGCGGCCGGGTCGTCGGCACCGAGCAGGCGGGTGGGGGGCGCACCCTCGTCCGGGCCGAGGTACCGGAGATCGAGATCGACCGGTACGCCGTCGATCTGCGCTCCCTGTCCCACGGCACCGCGCGCTTCGGCCGCCGGTACACGCGGCACGAGCCGATGCCCTCCCATGTGGCCGAGAAGGTCCGCGAACAGACGAAGGAGCACTGA
- the pgsA gene encoding phosphatidylinositol phosphate synthase: MANRGHAATPTLGKAMLNKYARAFFTRVLTPFAAFLIRRGVSPDTVTLLGTAGVIAGALVFYPRGEFFWGTIVITLFVFSDLVDGNMARQMGRSSRWGAFLDSTLDRVADSAIFGGFALWYAGKGDDLALCAVSIFCLASGQVVSYTKARGESIGLPVAVNGLVERAERLVISLVAAGLSGLHAFGVPGIEVLLPVALWIVAVGSLVTLIQRVVTVRRESAEAEAEAAAAAAQESPDTARNSEATP; this comes from the coding sequence ATGGCCAACAGGGGCCACGCGGCGACACCGACCCTCGGGAAGGCCATGCTGAACAAGTACGCGCGTGCATTCTTCACGCGTGTCCTCACACCGTTCGCCGCGTTTCTGATCCGCAGGGGCGTCAGCCCCGACACGGTCACGCTCCTCGGAACCGCCGGAGTGATCGCGGGCGCGCTGGTCTTCTACCCCCGGGGCGAGTTCTTCTGGGGCACGATCGTCATCACCCTCTTCGTGTTCTCGGACCTCGTCGACGGCAACATGGCCCGTCAGATGGGCCGCTCCAGCCGCTGGGGCGCCTTCCTCGACTCCACTCTCGACCGGGTCGCCGACAGCGCGATCTTCGGCGGCTTCGCCCTCTGGTACGCGGGCAAGGGCGACGACCTCGCGCTGTGCGCCGTCTCGATCTTCTGTCTGGCGAGCGGCCAGGTGGTGTCGTACACCAAGGCGCGCGGCGAGTCGATCGGTCTGCCCGTGGCGGTCAACGGACTCGTGGAGCGTGCCGAGCGCCTGGTGATCTCGCTGGTCGCGGCCGGCCTCTCGGGCCTGCACGCGTTCGGCGTGCCCGGCATCGAGGTCCTGCTGCCCGTCGCCCTGTGGATCGTCGCCGTCGGCAGCCTCGTCACGCTGATCCAGCGGGTCGTCACCGTGCGTCGCGAGTCCGCCGAGGCCGAGGCGGAGGCGGCCGCCGCAGCCGCCCAGGAATCGCCGGACACCGCCCGGAACAGCGAGGCGACCCCGTGA
- a CDS encoding phosphatidylinositol mannoside acyltransferase, with product MSALRERLTDGLYGLGWGAVKKLPEPVAVRLGRTIADATWKRRGPLVRRLEANYARVVPGASPERLAELSRAGMRSYLRYWMESFRLPAWSEERVRTGFTARDLHHLTDGLASGRGVVLALPHLANWDLAGAWVTTELKTPFTTVAERLKPETLYDRFVAYREGLGMEVLPHNGGSVFGTLARRLRDGGLVCLVADRDLSASGVEVEFFGEPTRMPAGPALLAQQTGALLLPVTLWYDDSPVMRGRLHAPIEVPETGTRAEKTSVMTQALADVFATGIADHPEDWHMLQRLWLADLDPAKGPDGPGKPATDSTQGPGQGAAPDAGSGFAKGDAPDPGSGFEKGRP from the coding sequence GTGAGCGCTCTGCGGGAGCGATTGACAGACGGGCTGTACGGCCTGGGCTGGGGCGCCGTCAAGAAGCTCCCGGAGCCCGTCGCCGTACGCCTCGGCCGGACGATCGCCGACGCCACCTGGAAGCGGCGCGGCCCCCTCGTCCGCCGCCTGGAGGCCAACTACGCGCGCGTAGTGCCGGGCGCGAGCCCCGAGCGCCTCGCCGAGCTGTCCCGCGCGGGCATGCGCTCCTACCTGCGCTACTGGATGGAGTCCTTCCGCCTCCCCGCGTGGAGCGAGGAACGTGTCAGGACCGGCTTCACCGCCCGGGACCTGCACCACCTCACCGACGGCCTCGCCTCCGGCCGTGGCGTCGTACTCGCGCTGCCGCACCTCGCCAACTGGGACCTCGCCGGCGCCTGGGTCACCACCGAGCTGAAGACCCCGTTCACCACGGTCGCCGAACGACTCAAGCCCGAGACGCTCTACGACCGCTTCGTCGCCTACCGCGAGGGCCTCGGCATGGAGGTCCTGCCGCACAACGGCGGTTCCGTCTTCGGCACCCTCGCCCGGCGGCTGCGCGACGGCGGCCTGGTCTGCCTGGTCGCCGACCGCGACCTGTCCGCGTCCGGCGTCGAGGTCGAGTTCTTCGGTGAGCCGACCCGGATGCCCGCCGGTCCGGCCCTCCTCGCCCAGCAGACCGGCGCGCTGCTGCTGCCGGTGACGCTCTGGTACGACGACTCTCCCGTCATGCGGGGACGCCTGCACGCCCCGATCGAGGTACCCGAGACAGGCACCCGCGCCGAGAAGACGTCTGTCATGACACAGGCGCTGGCAGACGTCTTCGCCACCGGCATCGCCGACCACCCGGAGGACTGGCACATGCTCCAGCGCTTGTGGCTCGCGGACCTGGACCCCGCGAAGGGTCCCGACGGCCCCGGGAAGCCTGCGACGGACTCCACGCAGGGTCCCGGGCAAGGGGCTGCGCCGGACGCCGGGAGCGGCTTCGCGAAGGGGGACGCGCCGGATCCCGGGAGCGGCTTCGAGAAGGGGCGGCCGTGA
- a CDS encoding glycosyltransferase family 4 protein, translated as MKIGIVCPYSWDVPGGVQFHIRDLADHLIRLGHEVSVLAPADDDTPLPPYVVSAGRAVPVPYNGSVARLNFGFLSAARVRRWLHDGTFDVIHIHEPASPSLGLLACWAAQGPIVATFHTSNPRSRAMIAAYPILQPALEKISARIAVSEYARRTLVEHLGGDAVVIPNGVDVDFFARAKPNPDWQGDTLGFVGRIDEPRKGLPVLMKALPKILAERPQARLLVAGRGDEEEAVETLPKELRSRVEFLGMVSDEDKARFLRSVDVYVAPNTGGESFGIILVEALSAGAPVLASDLDAFAQVLDRGSAGELFANEDADALATAAVRLLGDPARRAELRERGSAHVRRFDWSTVGADILGVYETVTEGAASVAADERTGLRARLGLARD; from the coding sequence GTGAAGATCGGGATCGTCTGCCCGTACTCCTGGGACGTGCCCGGGGGAGTCCAGTTCCACATCCGTGACCTGGCCGACCACCTCATCCGTCTCGGTCACGAGGTGTCGGTGCTCGCCCCCGCCGACGACGACACCCCGCTGCCGCCGTACGTCGTCTCCGCGGGCCGCGCTGTCCCGGTGCCCTACAACGGCTCGGTGGCGCGCCTGAACTTCGGCTTCCTGTCGGCGGCCCGGGTACGGCGCTGGCTGCACGACGGCACGTTCGACGTGATCCACATCCACGAGCCGGCCTCCCCGTCGCTGGGCCTGCTGGCCTGCTGGGCCGCGCAGGGTCCGATCGTCGCAACCTTCCACACCTCCAACCCGCGCTCCCGGGCGATGATCGCGGCGTACCCGATCCTCCAGCCCGCGCTGGAGAAGATCAGCGCGCGGATCGCGGTGAGCGAGTACGCCCGCCGCACCCTCGTCGAACACCTGGGCGGCGACGCGGTCGTCATCCCGAACGGCGTGGACGTCGACTTCTTCGCCCGCGCCAAGCCCAACCCCGACTGGCAGGGCGACACCCTCGGCTTCGTCGGCCGCATCGACGAACCCCGCAAGGGCCTGCCGGTGCTGATGAAGGCCCTCCCGAAGATCCTCGCGGAACGCCCCCAGGCCCGGTTGCTCGTCGCCGGGCGCGGGGACGAGGAGGAGGCGGTCGAGACGCTGCCCAAGGAGCTGCGCTCCCGCGTCGAGTTCCTCGGCATGGTCAGCGACGAGGACAAGGCCCGCTTCCTGCGCAGCGTCGACGTCTACGTCGCCCCCAACACCGGTGGCGAGAGCTTCGGCATCATCCTCGTCGAGGCCCTGTCCGCCGGTGCCCCCGTCCTCGCCTCCGACCTCGACGCCTTCGCCCAGGTCCTCGACCGGGGCAGCGCGGGCGAGCTCTTCGCCAACGAGGACGCGGACGCCCTCGCGACAGCCGCCGTGCGTCTGCTCGGCGACCCGGCCCGCCGCGCCGAACTCCGCGAACGCGGCAGCGCCCACGTCCGCCGCTTCGACTGGTCGACCGTCGGCGCCGACATCCTCGGCGTCTACGAAACGGTCACGGAGGGCGCGGCCTCGGTGGCGGCGGACGAACGGACGGGACTACGGGCGCGGTTGGGGCTGGCCCGGGACTGA
- the pdxS gene encoding pyridoxal 5'-phosphate synthase lyase subunit PdxS — MSSTLSSPTAQTPETGTARVKRGMAEQLKGGVIMDVVNAEQAKIAEDAGAVAVMALERVPADIRKDGGVARMSDPDMIEGIIEAVSIPVMAKSRIGHFVEAQVLQSLGVDYIDESEVLTPADEVNHADKWAFTTPFVCGATNLGEALRRIAEGAAMIRSKGEAGTGNVVEAVRHLRQIKNEIAKLRGFDNNELYAAAKELRAPYEIVKEVAELGKLPVVLFSAGGVATPADAALMRQLGAEGVFVGSGIFKSGDPAKRAAAIVKATTFYDDPKIIADASRNLGEAMVGINCDTLPEAERYANRGW, encoded by the coding sequence GTGTCCAGCACGCTCTCCAGCCCCACCGCCCAGACCCCCGAGACCGGCACCGCCCGCGTGAAGCGCGGCATGGCCGAGCAGCTCAAGGGCGGTGTGATCATGGATGTCGTCAACGCCGAGCAGGCGAAGATCGCCGAGGACGCGGGCGCCGTCGCGGTCATGGCCCTGGAGCGGGTCCCCGCCGACATCCGCAAGGACGGCGGCGTGGCCCGGATGTCCGACCCGGACATGATCGAGGGCATCATCGAGGCCGTCTCCATCCCGGTCATGGCCAAGTCCCGTATCGGCCACTTCGTCGAGGCCCAGGTCCTGCAGTCCCTCGGTGTCGACTACATCGACGAGTCCGAGGTCCTCACCCCGGCCGACGAGGTCAACCACGCCGACAAGTGGGCCTTCACGACCCCCTTCGTCTGCGGTGCCACCAACCTCGGCGAGGCCCTGCGCCGCATAGCCGAGGGCGCCGCCATGATCCGCTCCAAGGGCGAGGCCGGCACCGGCAACGTCGTCGAGGCCGTCCGTCACCTGCGCCAGATCAAGAACGAGATCGCCAAGCTGCGCGGCTTCGACAACAACGAGCTGTACGCCGCCGCCAAGGAGCTCCGCGCCCCGTACGAGATCGTCAAGGAGGTCGCCGAGCTCGGCAAGCTCCCGGTCGTCCTGTTCTCCGCCGGCGGTGTGGCCACCCCCGCCGACGCAGCGCTGATGCGCCAGCTCGGCGCCGAGGGCGTCTTCGTCGGCTCCGGCATCTTCAAGTCCGGCGACCCGGCCAAGCGCGCCGCCGCCATCGTGAAGGCCACCACCTTCTACGACGACCCGAAGATCATCGCGGACGCCTCCCGCAACCTGGGCGAGGCCATGGTCGGCATCAACTGCGACACCCTCCCCGAGGCCGAGCGCTACGCGAACCGGGGCTGGTAA
- the pdxT gene encoding pyridoxal 5'-phosphate synthase glutaminase subunit PdxT: MSDTPVVGVLALQGDVREHLVALATADAVARAVRRPEELAEVDGLVIPGGESTTISKLAVLFGVMEPLRARVREGMPVYGTCAGLIMLADKILDPRSGQETIGGIDMIVRRNAFGRQNESFEAAVDVRGVEGDPVEGVFIRAPWVESVGARTEVLAEHEGHIVAVRQGNALATSFHPELTGDHRLHALFVEMVRANRAAESL; the protein is encoded by the coding sequence ATGAGCGACACCCCCGTCGTAGGCGTCCTGGCTCTTCAGGGCGACGTACGGGAGCACCTCGTCGCCCTGGCCACGGCCGACGCCGTGGCCAGGGCGGTGCGGCGCCCCGAGGAACTCGCCGAGGTGGACGGCCTCGTCATCCCCGGCGGCGAGTCCACCACCATCTCCAAACTGGCCGTCCTCTTCGGCGTGATGGAACCCCTGCGCGCGCGCGTGCGTGAAGGCATGCCCGTCTACGGCACCTGCGCCGGACTGATCATGCTGGCCGACAAGATCCTCGACCCCCGTTCGGGCCAGGAGACCATCGGCGGCATCGACATGATCGTGCGCCGCAACGCCTTCGGCCGGCAGAACGAGTCCTTCGAAGCGGCGGTCGATGTGCGGGGCGTCGAGGGCGACCCCGTGGAGGGCGTCTTCATCCGTGCCCCCTGGGTCGAATCCGTGGGCGCGCGGACCGAGGTGCTCGCCGAGCACGAGGGTCACATCGTCGCCGTACGCCAGGGCAACGCCCTTGCCACGTCGTTCCACCCGGAGCTGACCGGAGACCACCGGCTGCACGCCCTCTTCGTCGAGATGGTGCGCGCGAACCGGGCGGCGGAGTCCTTGTAG
- a CDS encoding YebC/PmpR family DNA-binding transcriptional regulator, translating into MSGHSKWATTKHKKAVIDAKRGKLFAKLIKNIEVAARMGGIDIEGNPTLYDAIQKAKKQSVPNKNIDSAVKRGGGLEAGGAEYETIMYEGYGPNGVAVLIECLTDNRNRAASDVRVAMTRNGGSMADPGSVSYLFNRKGVVIVPKGELSEDDVLEVVLDAGAEEVNDLGEAFEVLSEATDMVGVRTSLQEAGIDYDSAEANFVPTMQVELDEEGARKIFKLIDALEDSDDVQNVFANFDVSDDVMAKVDA; encoded by the coding sequence ATGTCCGGCCACTCTAAATGGGCTACGACGAAGCACAAGAAGGCCGTGATCGACGCCAAGCGCGGCAAGCTCTTCGCGAAGCTGATCAAGAACATTGAGGTCGCCGCGCGCATGGGCGGGATCGACATCGAGGGCAACCCGACTCTCTACGACGCCATCCAGAAGGCGAAGAAGCAGTCGGTCCCGAACAAGAACATCGACTCCGCGGTCAAGCGCGGTGGCGGTCTCGAGGCCGGTGGCGCCGAATACGAGACGATCATGTACGAGGGTTACGGTCCGAACGGTGTGGCGGTGCTCATCGAGTGCCTCACCGACAACCGCAACCGAGCCGCCTCCGACGTCCGCGTGGCCATGACCCGCAACGGCGGCTCGATGGCCGACCCGGGCTCCGTCTCGTACCTCTTCAACCGCAAGGGCGTCGTGATCGTCCCCAAGGGCGAGCTGTCCGAGGACGACGTCCTGGAGGTCGTGCTCGACGCGGGCGCCGAGGAGGTCAACGACCTGGGCGAGGCCTTCGAGGTGCTCAGCGAGGCAACCGACATGGTCGGGGTCCGCACCTCCCTCCAGGAGGCCGGGATCGACTACGACTCGGCCGAGGCCAACTTCGTCCCGACCATGCAGGTCGAGCTGGACGAGGAGGGCGCCAGGAAGATCTTCAAGCTGATCGACGCCCTCGAGGACAGCGACGACGTCCAGAACGTGTTCGCCAACTTCGACGTGAGCGACGACGTCATGGCCAAGGTCGACGCGTAA
- the ruvC gene encoding crossover junction endodeoxyribonuclease RuvC, whose protein sequence is MRVLGVDPGLTRCGVGVVEGVAGRPLTMLGVGVVRTPADAELGLRLVAIEQGIEQWLDEHRPEFVAVERVFSQHNVRTVMGTAQASAVAMLCAARRGIPVALHTPSEVKAAVTGSGRADKAQVGAMVTRLLRLDAPPKPADAADALALAICHIWRAPAQNRLQQAVALHATRAANASNASNTSDRSRASNASNALKGRTA, encoded by the coding sequence TTGCGTGTACTGGGGGTGGACCCGGGGCTGACCCGTTGCGGTGTCGGGGTCGTGGAAGGCGTCGCCGGACGGCCGCTCACCATGCTCGGCGTCGGTGTCGTCCGTACGCCCGCGGACGCGGAGTTGGGGCTTCGTCTCGTCGCGATCGAGCAGGGCATCGAGCAGTGGCTCGACGAACACCGCCCCGAATTCGTCGCTGTGGAACGGGTGTTCAGCCAGCACAACGTACGGACGGTCATGGGCACCGCCCAGGCCAGCGCCGTCGCCATGCTGTGCGCCGCCCGCCGTGGTATCCCCGTCGCCCTGCACACTCCGAGCGAGGTCAAGGCCGCCGTCACCGGAAGCGGCCGCGCCGACAAGGCCCAGGTCGGCGCCATGGTCACCCGGCTCCTCCGGCTCGACGCACCCCCCAAACCGGCGGACGCCGCCGACGCGCTCGCCCTCGCCATCTGCCACATCTGGCGGGCCCCCGCACAGAACCGCCTGCAGCAGGCAGTCGCTCTGCACGCGACCAGAGCGGCGAACGCATCCAACGCATCCAACACATCGGACAGATCGCGCGCGTCGAACGCGTCGAACGCACTGAAAGGCCGTACGGCATGA
- the ruvA gene encoding Holliday junction branch migration protein RuvA — MIAFVSGTVAALAPDTAVVEVGGVGMALQCTPNTLSTLRLGQPAKLATSLVVREDSLTLYGFMDDDERQIFVLLQTASGVGPRLAQAMLAVHTPDALRRAVATGDEKALIAVPGIGKRGAQKLLLELKDRLGEPIGAPAIGAPVSQGWRDQLHAALIGLGYATREADEAVSAVTPQAEAAEGTPQVGQLLKAALQTLNRAR; from the coding sequence ATGATCGCCTTCGTCAGCGGCACGGTCGCCGCACTCGCTCCCGACACAGCGGTGGTCGAGGTGGGCGGGGTCGGCATGGCCCTGCAGTGCACGCCGAACACGCTGTCCACGCTGCGGCTCGGCCAGCCGGCCAAGCTCGCCACCTCCCTCGTCGTACGGGAGGACTCGCTGACGCTGTACGGATTCATGGACGACGACGAACGCCAGATCTTCGTGCTGCTGCAGACCGCGAGCGGCGTCGGCCCGCGCCTCGCCCAGGCGATGCTCGCCGTGCACACCCCTGACGCCCTGCGCCGGGCGGTGGCCACCGGTGACGAGAAGGCGCTGATCGCCGTCCCCGGCATCGGCAAGCGGGGCGCCCAGAAGCTGCTGCTCGAACTGAAGGACCGCCTCGGTGAGCCGATCGGCGCCCCCGCGATCGGTGCCCCGGTCAGCCAGGGCTGGCGCGACCAGTTGCACGCCGCCCTGATCGGCCTCGGGTACGCCACCCGCGAGGCCGACGAGGCCGTGTCGGCCGTAACCCCCCAGGCCGAGGCCGCCGAAGGCACGCCCCAGGTGGGCCAGTTGCTGAAGGCCGCCCTCCAGACGCTCAACAGGGCCCGCTGA